The sequence below is a genomic window from Actinomycetes bacterium.
CCTGACCCGCCTCCTGTCGGTGCCGCACCGGGCCGGCGCGACCACCGAGCTGGGCCCCGCCGAGGCCGCCGTGCTGCGCCGTTCCGGCGTCGCGGGCGAGGCGTGGCTGGCCCTGTGGCTGCCCGAGCTGCTGGTCGGCCGGGGCGACGCGCAGGTGCGGGTGGCGCCGGTCGGCTACGGCAACGACCTGCTCGGCGCCCTGGTCGTCGAGCAGCCGCGCGAGGGCGAGCGGGTCCGGGCCGACGACGAGCGCACCCTCGGCGAGGTCAGCCGCCGGCTCGGCATCGTGCTGCACAACCGGGCGCTCGACGCCGCCCTGCAGGCGAGCCTCGACGACCTGCGCCGGACCAACGACGAGCTGCGTGCCTCGCGGCTGCGGCTGGTGTCGGCCGCCGACGCAGAGCGGCGCCGGATCGAGCGCGACATCCACGACGGCGCGCAGCAGCACCTGGCCGCGTTGGCCGTGAACCTCGGGCTGGCCCGCCAGCTGCTGGCCGACGAGTCGGAGGAGCGGGCGACCGTCGGGGAGCTGCTGGCGTCGATGACCGAGGACGTGCGGGCCACGATCGCCGAGGTGCGCGACCTGGCGCACGGCATCTACCCGCCGCTGCTGCGCCAGGCGGGTCTGCCCGACGCGCTCAAGGCGGCGGCCCAGCGCAGCGCCGGGCCGGTGACGGTCCAGGCGGAGGACGTCGGCAGGCCCGGCGCCGACGTCGAGGCCGCGCTGTACTTCTGCGTCCTCGAGGCGCTGCAGAACGTCGCCAAGCACGCGCCGGACGCGTCGGTCGCCATCCGGCTGGGGACCGACCGGGGCACCGGCGACCTGGTGCTCGCCGTGGCGGACGACGGTCCGGGCTTCGCCCAGGACGGCGACTCCGCCGGCCAGGGCCAGCAGAACATGGTCGACCGGATGGGGGCCGTCGGCGGCGCGGTGACCTGGACGTCGACGCCCGGGCGCGGCACGACGGTGGAGCTGCGGCTGCCGCGCCCGGACGGGTCCTCGTGAACGCCGCGGTCGGCCGGGTCGCCGGCTCGGAGCTGCGCCGGCGGTGGGGGTCGATGGTTGTGCTCGGGCTGCTCGCGGGGCTCGTCGGCGCGGTCGTCGCCGGGGCGAGCGCCGTCGCCCTGCGGACCGCCACGGCGTACGACCGGCTGGTCTCCGCCACGCACCTGGACGACGCCCGCGTCATCGT
It includes:
- a CDS encoding histidine kinase, yielding MTLALGQQASAVTRQRVQVTVAGGLLAATVVAVAAALDLLGSAQPDWWLVGAAAAALLVAGAAAGALTAVRREASRLLAAAAALTGLAAAVLLGLVVAVLVLGRLPHADERAVVAPALLGAAAAALAFGPLRQAVARATLRSTLGLRRTPEAVLETFGDRSTRDVPLEELLRQLAESLRASMGVHSVEMWTGDGEGLTRLLSVPHRAGATTELGPAEAAVLRRSGVAGEAWLALWLPELLVGRGDAQVRVAPVGYGNDLLGALVVEQPREGERVRADDERTLGEVSRRLGIVLHNRALDAALQASLDDLRRTNDELRASRLRLVSAADAERRRIERDIHDGAQQHLAALAVNLGLARQLLADESEERATVGELLASMTEDVRATIAEVRDLAHGIYPPLLRQAGLPDALKAAAQRSAGPVTVQAEDVGRPGADVEAALYFCVLEALQNVAKHAPDASVAIRLGTDRGTGDLVLAVADDGPGFAQDGDSAGQGQQNMVDRMGAVGGAVTWTSTPGRGTTVELRLPRPDGSS